Proteins co-encoded in one Halorussus vallis genomic window:
- a CDS encoding GIY-YIG nuclease family protein, with translation MSVHWIYVIECADGSFYTGYTTDVERRVQEHDRGDGAKYTRGRTPVELVHAERFESKSAAMSREYEIKQLTRREKERLVESADGAP, from the coding sequence GTGTCGGTCCACTGGATCTACGTCATCGAATGCGCCGACGGCAGTTTTTATACGGGCTACACCACCGACGTCGAGCGCCGCGTCCAGGAACACGACCGCGGCGACGGGGCGAAGTACACCAGGGGACGCACGCCGGTCGAACTCGTCCACGCGGAGCGATTCGAGTCGAAGTCGGCCGCGATGTCCCGCGAGTACGAGATAAAACAGCTGACCCGCCGCGAGAAGGAGCGACTGGTCGAATCCGCCGACGGCGCGCCGTAA
- a CDS encoding phosphoglucomutase/phosphomannomutase family protein, whose amino-acid sequence METPISFGTDGWRATLDEFTAPRVRMVGQAVADYLREVEEREEGTVAVGYDARETSRGFAEELCRVLAANGFDALIPPRDCPTPLAVWTIADRDLAGALVVSASHNPPNYNGVKFFPHDAAPALPEVTDEIMARIADPDPLPEDEHGTVEEVDFLEPYAEHAFDLVDADLDGLEVVYDAIHGSGRGFTDELLERAGATVHRRRCEQDAEFGGTNPEPSAENLQGLVEEVRERDADLGIANDGDADRIAVVTPKRGFLDENLFFAAVYDYLLEDDSGPAVRTVSTTFLVDRVAEAHGEEVYETAVGYKWVAREMGERDALVGGEESGGFSIRGHNREKDGVLMALVAGAAESERSFDDRVDGLLAEFGEIHQNKISVDCPDDGKARVLEDLESELPDEVAGERVEDVNTTDGFKILLEDGSWLLVRPSGTEPKMRVYAEADSEDRVEALLDAGRDLVEPLV is encoded by the coding sequence ATGGAGACGCCGATTTCGTTCGGGACCGACGGCTGGCGAGCGACGTTGGACGAGTTCACCGCGCCCCGAGTCCGGATGGTCGGCCAGGCGGTGGCCGACTACCTCCGGGAGGTCGAAGAGCGCGAGGAGGGAACCGTCGCGGTCGGCTACGACGCCCGCGAAACCTCGCGCGGGTTCGCCGAGGAACTGTGTCGAGTCCTGGCGGCCAACGGCTTCGACGCGCTGATTCCGCCGCGGGACTGCCCGACCCCGCTGGCGGTCTGGACCATCGCCGACCGCGACCTCGCGGGCGCGCTGGTCGTCTCCGCGAGCCACAACCCGCCGAACTACAACGGCGTGAAGTTCTTCCCCCACGACGCCGCGCCCGCCCTGCCCGAGGTTACCGACGAGATCATGGCCCGCATCGCCGACCCCGACCCGCTTCCCGAGGATGAACACGGCACCGTCGAGGAGGTCGACTTCCTCGAACCCTACGCCGAACACGCCTTCGACCTCGTGGACGCCGACCTCGACGGCCTCGAAGTCGTCTACGACGCCATCCACGGCTCCGGGCGGGGCTTCACCGACGAACTCCTGGAGCGGGCGGGCGCGACCGTCCACCGGCGGCGCTGCGAGCAGGACGCCGAGTTCGGCGGGACCAACCCCGAACCGAGCGCGGAGAACCTTCAGGGCCTCGTCGAGGAGGTACGCGAGCGCGACGCAGACCTCGGCATCGCCAACGACGGCGACGCCGACCGAATCGCGGTCGTGACCCCCAAGCGGGGCTTCCTCGACGAGAACCTCTTCTTCGCGGCGGTGTACGACTACCTGCTCGAAGACGACTCGGGGCCGGCGGTCCGGACCGTCTCGACAACCTTCCTCGTCGACCGGGTCGCCGAGGCCCACGGCGAGGAGGTCTACGAAACCGCGGTCGGCTACAAGTGGGTCGCTCGGGAGATGGGCGAGCGCGACGCGCTCGTCGGCGGCGAGGAGTCCGGCGGCTTCTCGATTCGGGGCCACAATCGCGAGAAGGACGGCGTGCTGATGGCGCTGGTCGCCGGGGCCGCCGAGAGCGAGCGGTCGTTCGACGACCGGGTCGACGGCCTGCTCGCGGAGTTCGGCGAGATTCACCAGAACAAGATCAGCGTCGACTGCCCCGACGACGGGAAGGCCCGGGTGTTGGAGGACCTCGAATCCGAACTGCCCGACGAAGTGGCGGGTGAGCGCGTCGAGGACGTCAACACCACCGACGGGTTCAAGATCCTGCTCGAAGACGGCTCTTGGCTCCTCGTGCGACCGAGCGGCACCGAACCGAAGATGCGCGTCTACGCCGAGGCCGACAGCGAGGACCGCGTCGAAGCCCTGCTCGACGCGGGCCGCGACTTGGTCGAACCGCTGGTCTAG
- a CDS encoding DUF7563 family protein, translated as MPKCDHCGAHVSERFARVFADEHGRVRACISCSANAGIAEVARQRAREANA; from the coding sequence ATGCCAAAGTGTGACCACTGCGGCGCGCACGTGTCCGAACGATTCGCCCGAGTGTTCGCCGACGAACACGGTCGGGTTCGAGCCTGCATCTCGTGTTCGGCGAACGCCGGAATCGCCGAAGTCGCGCGTCAGCGTGCCAGAGAGGCCAACGCATAG
- a CDS encoding peroxiredoxin family protein, whose product MLRLIKGGSESRSASPAGATDSEDDERSDSDIWTGDWRLGVSEIDFELPNAGTGADPLALSDLAADPRNDAVVLFLLRDYRSKSCRAQVEDVADRYGEFRDRDAAAVAVLPEPCERAEKWQKKYHLPFGLVADEDKTVGEHYGQPTRWGKLGGLHDLLGRLPAAAILDARGELDVWAVHRGDGPDDRPEVDEVLAMVDRLFERRPSDRLRDAR is encoded by the coding sequence GTGCTTCGCCTCATCAAGGGCGGGAGCGAGAGTCGGAGCGCCAGCCCGGCGGGCGCGACCGACTCCGAGGACGACGAGCGGTCGGACTCGGACATCTGGACCGGCGACTGGCGGCTGGGCGTCTCGGAAATCGACTTCGAACTGCCGAACGCCGGCACCGGGGCCGACCCCCTCGCGCTCTCGGACCTGGCCGCCGACCCGCGGAACGACGCCGTCGTCTTGTTTCTCCTGCGCGACTACCGCTCGAAGAGCTGTCGCGCGCAGGTCGAGGACGTTGCCGACCGCTACGGCGAGTTCCGGGACCGCGACGCCGCGGCGGTGGCGGTCCTGCCCGAACCCTGCGAGCGCGCCGAGAAGTGGCAGAAGAAGTACCACCTCCCGTTCGGCCTGGTCGCCGACGAGGACAAGACCGTCGGCGAACACTACGGCCAGCCGACCCGGTGGGGGAAACTCGGCGGCCTCCACGACCTGCTGGGCAGGCTTCCCGCGGCGGCGATTCTCGACGCCCGCGGCGAACTCGACGTCTGGGCCGTCCACCGCGGCGACGGACCGGACGACCGCCCCGAGGTCGACGAGGTGCTGGCGATGGTCGACCGACTGTTCGAGCGACGTCCGTCGGACCGACTGCGCGATGCACGCTGA
- a CDS encoding NADPH-dependent FMN reductase, which translates to MNANPKVVALAGSMRDGSYTRVALRHALDAAEERGAETELLDVREYDLPVFDPDEPEPEDATRIKRQIREADAVLWGSPVYHGSYSAAFRNVHDYCGFDEYEDTTVGLLATAGGGSFASTLDHMRVTARGVHAWVLPHQVGIRSARNKIEGGEFVDEDIEERVRTLGEQAVEYAFIHPDVTAPDAGVDEDQQTADADD; encoded by the coding sequence ATGAACGCAAATCCGAAAGTCGTCGCGCTCGCGGGAAGCATGCGCGACGGCTCCTACACCCGCGTCGCCCTGCGGCACGCCCTCGACGCCGCCGAGGAGCGCGGCGCCGAAACCGAACTCCTCGACGTGCGCGAATACGACCTCCCGGTCTTCGACCCCGACGAACCCGAACCCGAGGACGCGACGCGAATCAAGCGACAGATTCGCGAGGCCGACGCCGTCCTCTGGGGGAGTCCCGTCTACCACGGGTCGTACTCCGCGGCGTTCCGGAACGTCCACGACTACTGCGGTTTCGACGAGTACGAGGACACCACCGTCGGCCTGCTGGCGACCGCCGGCGGCGGGTCGTTCGCCAGCACGCTCGACCACATGCGCGTGACCGCCCGCGGGGTCCACGCCTGGGTCCTGCCCCACCAGGTCGGCATCCGGAGCGCCCGGAACAAAATCGAGGGCGGCGAGTTCGTCGACGAGGACATCGAAGAGCGCGTCCGAACGCTCGGCGAGCAGGCCGTCGAGTACGCCTTCATCCACCCCGACGTGACCGCACCCGACGCCGGCGTGGACGAGGACCAGCAGACCGCCGACGCCGACGACTGA
- a CDS encoding DUF1931 family protein encodes MADLIVKAAVKDALDDKNVASDFYDALDERVEDLLDDAARRAESNDRKTVQPRDL; translated from the coding sequence ATGGCAGACCTCATCGTCAAAGCCGCTGTCAAGGACGCACTGGACGACAAGAACGTTGCCTCGGACTTCTACGACGCGCTCGACGAGCGAGTCGAGGACCTGCTCGACGACGCCGCCCGCCGCGCCGAGTCCAACGACCGGAAGACCGTCCAGCCCCGCGACCTGTAA
- a CDS encoding FkbM family methyltransferase, producing MTDADDPRPRTETYNGVAVPTTDPEEGRDYFPEFEDGTSGALRRRVGRGDDVVVVGGGRGITTVVAARTTGFEGSVTTFEANGEMLTTLERTVRVNRVADRVTLEHAAVGPVSEDSESVFGPPDGDRRDPGAIPDCDVLELDCEGSELAVLDGLEVRPRVVVVETHEPLGVPADEVAEVLADLGYRVANRVPA from the coding sequence GTGACCGACGCAGACGACCCGCGTCCGCGCACGGAGACGTACAACGGCGTCGCGGTGCCGACCACCGACCCCGAAGAGGGGCGGGACTACTTCCCGGAGTTCGAAGACGGCACGAGCGGGGCGCTCCGCCGCCGAGTCGGGCGGGGCGACGACGTGGTCGTGGTCGGCGGCGGACGGGGAATCACCACGGTCGTGGCCGCGCGGACGACCGGGTTCGAGGGGTCGGTGACGACCTTCGAGGCGAACGGGGAGATGCTGACGACGCTCGAACGCACGGTCCGCGTCAATCGGGTCGCCGACCGCGTGACGCTCGAACACGCCGCGGTGGGTCCGGTCAGCGAGGACTCCGAGTCGGTGTTCGGTCCGCCGGACGGCGACCGGCGCGACCCCGGCGCGATTCCGGACTGCGACGTCCTCGAACTCGACTGCGAGGGGAGCGAACTCGCGGTGCTAGACGGCCTCGAAGTCCGTCCGCGCGTCGTCGTCGTGGAAACCCACGAACCGCTCGGCGTGCCCGCAGACGAGGTCGCCGAGGTGCTCGCAGACCTCGGCTACCGCGTCGCGAATCGCGTTCCAGCCTGA
- a CDS encoding polymer-forming cytoskeletal protein, whose amino-acid sequence MRRKSVLAVALAAFLLLAAVPAPVAAETRTGGSVVVGQNETVSEDLTAVGGTVVIRGTVEGDLTAFAGNVLVADTATVRGNVETAAGNVRIEGNVTGDVEAGTGNIVVGESGTVGGSLSASAGYAQLDGTVRGDVRVAGEQFRIGPSAVVNGDVIYDVETFDRAPGARISGAVREDQSLFDDGGPAPGPTPPTPTGTGVLFGLVTNLLLGAALLVVLPRFSADVATRATDDPLRSAGVGLLAFVAVPILLVLLAITIVGIPLSLAGAIVYALTLWVAAVYGMYAVGVWGLSLADGESKWVALVLGVAAVSLVGLIPILGAFVQFLVLLLGFGALARAARTRYRGRRAPRGEVGAETRDGSDTTL is encoded by the coding sequence ATGAGACGGAAGTCCGTACTCGCGGTCGCCCTCGCCGCGTTCCTGTTGCTCGCGGCCGTCCCCGCACCCGTCGCGGCCGAAACCCGGACCGGCGGGTCGGTCGTGGTCGGGCAGAACGAGACGGTGAGCGAGGACCTCACCGCCGTCGGCGGGACGGTCGTGATTCGGGGCACCGTCGAAGGCGACCTCACCGCGTTCGCGGGGAACGTCCTCGTCGCCGACACCGCCACAGTCCGGGGGAACGTCGAAACCGCCGCGGGCAACGTCCGAATCGAGGGCAACGTCACCGGCGACGTCGAGGCCGGGACCGGCAACATCGTGGTCGGCGAGTCGGGGACCGTCGGCGGGTCGCTGTCGGCCTCCGCGGGGTACGCCCAACTCGACGGCACCGTCCGGGGCGACGTGCGCGTCGCCGGTGAGCAGTTCCGCATCGGCCCGTCGGCCGTCGTGAACGGCGACGTAATCTACGACGTCGAGACGTTCGACCGGGCGCCCGGGGCACGGATTTCCGGCGCGGTCCGCGAGGACCAGAGCCTCTTCGACGACGGCGGACCCGCACCCGGTCCGACTCCGCCGACGCCCACCGGGACGGGCGTGCTCTTCGGACTGGTCACGAACCTCCTGCTCGGAGCGGCGCTGCTGGTCGTCCTGCCGCGGTTCTCCGCCGACGTCGCGACCCGCGCGACCGACGACCCGCTCCGGTCGGCCGGCGTCGGCCTGCTCGCGTTCGTCGCGGTGCCGATACTGCTCGTGTTGCTCGCCATCACCATCGTCGGCATCCCGCTGTCGCTGGCGGGAGCCATCGTCTACGCGCTCACGCTCTGGGTGGCGGCCGTCTACGGCATGTACGCGGTCGGCGTCTGGGGCCTCTCGCTGGCCGACGGCGAGAGCAAGTGGGTCGCGCTCGTGCTGGGGGTCGCGGCGGTTTCGCTCGTCGGCCTGATTCCGATACTCGGCGCTTTCGTCCAGTTCCTCGTCCTCCTGCTCGGCTTCGGCGCCCTGGCGCGCGCCGCGCGCACACGGTATCGGGGTCGCCGGGCGCCGCGGGGTGAAGTGGGCGCGGAGACTCGGGACGGTTCGGACACGACGCTGTAG
- the larB gene encoding nickel pincer cofactor biosynthesis protein LarB — MREILEAVAAGELSVAAAEAELSGYATDEAGRFDAARETRRGVPEAILGEGKTPEEVASLAATAVATAGRALITRTDGDHRAAVRERLADEHPDAELTIHGRSGAVVAHADGFETPDVDATVGVVTAGTSDAVPAGEAAVVAAEMGANVERVDDVGVAALTRIVDQLEDLREADALIVAAGREGALPTVVAGLVSAPVIGLPVSAGYGFGGEGEAALAGMLQSCTVLSVVNVDAGFVAGAQAGLVARAVGGARSGADGDSE; from the coding sequence ATGCGCGAGATACTGGAGGCTGTCGCCGCGGGCGAACTGAGCGTCGCGGCGGCCGAGGCGGAACTATCCGGATACGCGACCGACGAGGCCGGACGGTTCGACGCGGCGCGAGAGACGCGCCGCGGCGTTCCGGAGGCGATTCTCGGCGAGGGCAAGACGCCCGAGGAGGTCGCTTCGCTGGCCGCGACCGCCGTCGCGACCGCGGGGCGCGCGCTGATCACGCGGACGGACGGCGACCATCGCGCGGCCGTCCGCGAGCGACTGGCCGACGAACACCCCGACGCGGAACTGACGATTCACGGGCGGTCCGGCGCGGTCGTCGCCCACGCCGACGGCTTCGAGACGCCCGACGTGGACGCGACGGTCGGCGTCGTCACCGCGGGCACCAGCGACGCGGTGCCCGCGGGCGAGGCGGCCGTCGTGGCCGCGGAGATGGGCGCGAACGTCGAACGGGTCGACGACGTCGGCGTAGCCGCCCTGACCCGCATCGTCGACCAACTGGAGGACCTCCGCGAGGCCGACGCGCTCATCGTCGCGGCGGGCCGGGAGGGTGCGCTCCCGACGGTCGTCGCGGGCCTCGTGAGCGCCCCCGTCATCGGCCTGCCGGTTTCGGCGGGCTACGGCTTCGGCGGCGAGGGCGAGGCCGCGCTCGCGGGGATGTTGCAGTCCTGTACCGTGCTGTCGGTCGTGAACGTCGACGCGGGCTTCGTCGCCGGTGCGCAGGCGGGCCTCGTGGCCCGGGCCGTCGGCGGTGCCCGGTCGGGTGCCGACGGCGACTCCGAGTAG
- a CDS encoding ABC transporter ATP-binding protein, translated as MSDRPPVVDGERATDSGTGAAIRSESLTKRYGDVTAVDGLSFSVARGEVFGFLGPNGAGKTTTMRMLTTLTKPTEGEAWVRGNPVTDRDAVVPHLGYLSEEPPVHEELTGREQLEYVAGLRDLGPEVTERIEDLLVRFDLADDADDRISTYSKGMKQKTALIQAVLHEPTVLFLDEPTSGLDPRAARTVRDLVAEFSDEGMTVFLSTHILPVVEELADTVGVLNDGRLVAEGSPAELTHRAESGEESTLEEVFLDVTSEDPSESRDGFSERARR; from the coding sequence ATGAGCGACCGCCCTCCGGTTGTCGACGGCGAGCGAGCGACGGATTCCGGCACCGGGGCCGCCATCCGGTCGGAGTCGCTGACCAAGCGGTACGGCGACGTGACCGCGGTCGACGGCCTCTCGTTCTCGGTCGCCCGCGGGGAGGTGTTCGGCTTCCTCGGGCCGAACGGCGCGGGCAAGACCACCACGATGCGGATGCTGACGACGCTGACCAAGCCGACCGAGGGCGAGGCGTGGGTGCGGGGCAACCCCGTCACCGACCGCGACGCGGTGGTGCCCCACCTGGGCTACCTGTCCGAGGAACCGCCCGTCCACGAGGAACTGACCGGCCGCGAGCAACTGGAGTACGTCGCCGGCCTCCGGGACCTCGGCCCCGAAGTGACTGAGCGAATTGAGGACCTCCTCGTCCGATTCGACCTGGCCGACGACGCCGACGACCGCATCTCGACGTACTCGAAGGGGATGAAACAGAAGACCGCCCTCATCCAGGCGGTGCTCCACGAACCGACCGTCCTCTTTCTGGACGAACCGACCTCGGGGCTGGACCCGCGGGCGGCCCGCACGGTCCGGGACCTCGTCGCGGAGTTCAGCGACGAGGGGATGACCGTCTTCCTCTCGACGCACATCCTCCCGGTAGTCGAGGAACTGGCCGACACCGTGGGCGTGTTGAACGACGGCCGCCTCGTCGCCGAGGGCTCACCCGCGGAGCTGACCCACCGTGCCGAGTCGGGCGAGGAGAGCACGCTCGAAGAGGTGTTCCTCGACGTGACCAGCGAGGACCCCTCGGAGTCGCGGGACGGGTTCTCGGAGCGGGCGCGACGATGA
- a CDS encoding replication factor C small subunit — translation MSDAESEADGEAAPEGTPGRGDIWVEKYRPQTLDDVAGHEDIVSRLKRYVERNDLPNLLFSGPAGVGKTTSAVAIAKQLYGDDWEQNFLELNASDERGIDVVRDRIKNFARSSFGGYDYRIIFLDEADSLTSDAQSALRRTMEQFSNNTRFVLSCNYSSKIIDPIQSRCATFRFGPLSEEAVTEQVLKVAAEEGIETTEDGVDALVYAADGDMRKAINALQAAAVMGEVVDEEAVFTITSTARPEEIEEMVRHALAGDFSKARSVLDDLLTNKGMAGGDIIDQLHRSVWDFDLDDADAVRLMDKIGEVDYRITEGANEKVQLEALLASLSLEHAE, via the coding sequence ATGAGCGACGCCGAGAGCGAGGCCGACGGCGAGGCCGCCCCCGAGGGGACGCCCGGACGCGGCGACATCTGGGTCGAGAAGTATCGCCCCCAGACGTTGGACGACGTGGCGGGCCACGAGGACATCGTCTCCCGACTGAAGCGGTACGTCGAGCGCAACGACCTGCCGAACCTGCTGTTCTCCGGACCGGCGGGCGTGGGCAAGACGACGTCGGCGGTGGCAATCGCCAAGCAACTGTACGGCGACGACTGGGAGCAGAACTTCCTCGAACTCAACGCCTCCGACGAGCGCGGCATCGACGTCGTCCGGGATCGCATCAAGAACTTCGCCCGGTCGTCGTTCGGGGGGTACGACTACCGCATCATCTTCCTGGACGAGGCCGACTCGCTGACCTCCGACGCCCAGTCGGCGCTCCGCCGGACGATGGAGCAGTTCTCGAACAACACCCGGTTCGTGCTCTCGTGCAACTACTCCAGCAAGATCATCGACCCCATCCAGTCGCGGTGCGCGACGTTCCGGTTCGGCCCGCTCTCGGAGGAGGCGGTCACCGAGCAGGTGCTGAAGGTCGCGGCCGAAGAGGGCATCGAGACGACCGAGGACGGCGTCGACGCGCTGGTCTACGCCGCCGACGGCGACATGCGCAAGGCCATCAACGCGCTCCAGGCAGCGGCCGTGATGGGCGAGGTCGTCGACGAGGAAGCCGTCTTCACCATCACCTCCACGGCGCGCCCGGAGGAGATCGAAGAGATGGTCCGCCACGCGCTGGCGGGCGACTTCAGCAAGGCCCGCTCGGTCCTCGACGACCTGCTGACCAACAAGGGGATGGCGGGCGGCGACATCATCGACCAGCTCCACCGGTCGGTCTGGGACTTCGACCTGGACGACGCCGACGCGGTCCGACTGATGGACAAGATCGGCGAGGTCGACTACCGCATTACCGAGGGCGCCAACGAGAAGGTCCAGTTGGAGGCGCTGCTGGCGTCGCTGTCGCTCGAACACGCCGAGTAA
- a CDS encoding GNAT family N-acetyltransferase has translation MHAEVREATPDDRLDVRRVLDAAMLDVREDLAHRIESGDVLVATEPGDVDAAESGSVLGALVLVPLACAPRERGAHANGIENAENAVAENEAESDGARVDAVAVRRARRARGIGTALVEAALAREGRLVAEFDPRVAPFYESLNFDVLELDGESDRLRGTRDAE, from the coding sequence ATGCACGCTGAGGTTCGCGAGGCGACGCCCGACGACCGACTCGACGTGCGCCGGGTTCTCGACGCCGCGATGCTGGACGTGCGCGAGGACCTCGCCCACCGCATCGAGTCGGGCGACGTGCTCGTCGCGACGGAACCGGGAGACGTGGACGCCGCCGAGTCGGGGTCGGTTCTGGGCGCGCTGGTACTGGTCCCGCTCGCGTGCGCGCCGCGCGAACGCGGCGCGCACGCGAATGGAATCGAGAACGCCGAGAATGCCGTGGCCGAGAACGAGGCCGAGTCCGACGGCGCGCGCGTGGACGCCGTGGCCGTCCGTCGCGCTCGGCGCGCCCGGGGAATCGGCACCGCGCTCGTCGAGGCGGCCCTCGCGCGCGAGGGCCGCCTCGTCGCCGAGTTCGACCCCCGCGTGGCTCCTTTCTACGAGTCGCTGAACTTCGACGTGCTCGAACTCGACGGCGAGTCCGACCGCCTCCGCGGGACGCGCGATGCCGAGTGA